GCCCGTTGATGTTTACGTGCCAGGTTGCCCGCCGCGTCCCGAATCGCTTTTGGAAGGGCTAATGCGGATTCAGGACAAGATCATGGGACATAAAATTGCCAAGCGTTTAGAGGGTCCGGGCAAAATAAGCGATGAACTGCCTGTGCCGCACCATTCCGGGTATGTCAGTCCCCCCTTTGACACGGATCTGGTCTTTGATCATCAAAAAATTACCGGCTAACGGCCAAACATTAACATTCGAAAACCCGTTACATTCCGGCCAGGAATTGTGATTATTGCCAATGACCCGCCTCATCGCGGACGTCTCAAATGATCCCTGGCATTTGATTCACCTATCTTACCTTGTATTGACGCACGGAAAACATGAAAGAAGTTTTACGCATTTCGAATTTGCATGTCAGCATCGATGGCAAGCCCATACTAAAGGGGGTTGACCTGGAAATTGGCCGCGGAGAGACCCACGCGCTCATGGGACCCAATGGTTCCGGCAAGAGCACGTTAGGCTATGCGATCATGGGCCACCCCAACTACGAAGTGACCGACGGCTCCATCGAGTTGATACTGGAGGATGGCAGTGCGATCAATATTTTGGAACTAGAAGCCGATGCCCGTGCTCGCCTGGGAATCTTTTTGGCCTTTCAGCGGCCAATGGCGATTCCCGGCGTCAAAATGGCGGACTTTTTGCGTCATGCCACGACCAACGTTCGCCGCCCTGATCGCAAGGAAGGAGAGGAGCTTCTCCCCATGAAGGAATTTCGCCAAGACCTGCGCGGAAAAATGAGTCAATTAAAGATGGACGCCGAATTTGCCCGCCGTTATGTCAACGAGGGCTTTTCCGGCGGCGAAATGAAGCGATCGGAAATTTTGCAACTGGCCATGCTGGCCCCGAAATTTGCGATACTTGACGAGACTGACAGCGGTCTGGACGCCGACGCCGTACGATTGGCCAGTCAAAGCATTGCCGAAATTGGCGGCTCCAACATGGGCATCTTGATCATCACCCATCATGAGCAACTGCTGGAACATAACACACCGGACAAGACCCATGTGATGATGGGAGGCCGGATTGTAGAAACTGGCGGCCCGGAATTGGCGGCGGAATTGCATAAGCAAGGTTACGAGCGGCTTCGTTCGGCACATCCCGAAGCGGCCGCCGCTGAACGAGAAATGCTGGCCGCCTCCTAGGGACCGCTGTTGACCGTTCTAAGGATTAGCCATTTACAGCAACAATTTTGGCAGCGCGGACAGCGATGCGAATCGGATGGCGCTTTAGCAAAGCTGTCAACTAACCTGATGATCTTAGCCTTAACATGTTATTGCTAAGGGAGATCCATCTTGATTGCATTTACTGCGTTGCCCGGATTTCAATCACTCATATTTGCACCACTATAAATAAAAGTAGGTACTCCCATGGCTGCTGACACACTCACAACCACTTTGCCTCCGACCGAGTCGGACCAGATTGGTGAAATCAACAAGTATGATTTTCGCACCGTTTCTACCCCAATTTTTAAGGCGCGTAAGGGCTTGGACGCCGAGATTGTCAGTCAAATTTCGGAAATGAAGAATGAGCCTGACTGGATGCGGCAATTTCGGTTGGAGGCCCTGCAAACTTTTTTTGATAAGCCGATGCCTAATTGGGGGGGAAAGATCGACCTGGATTTCCAGGATATCTTTTACTACCTCAAGCCAGCCGATCATCAGGGCAAATCCTGGGACGATGTTCCAGAGGAAATCAAAAAGACGTTTGACCGCCTAGGAATTCCCGAAGCGGAAAAAAAATATTTGGCCGGGGTTAAGGCCCAATTTGAAAGCGAAGTGATAT
Above is a genomic segment from Pirellulales bacterium containing:
- the sufC gene encoding Fe-S cluster assembly ATPase SufC, producing the protein MKEVLRISNLHVSIDGKPILKGVDLEIGRGETHALMGPNGSGKSTLGYAIMGHPNYEVTDGSIELILEDGSAINILELEADARARLGIFLAFQRPMAIPGVKMADFLRHATTNVRRPDRKEGEELLPMKEFRQDLRGKMSQLKMDAEFARRYVNEGFSGGEMKRSEILQLAMLAPKFAILDETDSGLDADAVRLASQSIAEIGGSNMGILIITHHEQLLEHNTPDKTHVMMGGRIVETGGPELAAELHKQGYERLRSAHPEAAAAEREMLAAS